A genomic segment from Gossypium hirsutum isolate 1008001.06 chromosome D04, Gossypium_hirsutum_v2.1, whole genome shotgun sequence encodes:
- the LOC121215966 gene encoding DNA-directed RNA polymerases II, IV and V subunit 3 yields MEGASYQRFPRVKIRELKDEYAKFELHDTDASMANALRRVMIAEVPTIAIDLVEIEVNSSVLNDEFIAHRLGLIPLTSQRAMSMRFSRDCDACDGDGQCEFCSVEFHLRAKCISDQTLDVTSKDLYSSDHTVVPVDFTDSAGYESSEQRGIIIVKLRRGQELRLRAIARKGIGKDHAKWSPAATVTFMYEPEIHINEDMMDTLTLEEKQSFVDSSPTRVFDIDPNTQQVVVVDPEAYTYDDEVLKKAEAMGKPGLVEIYGKEDSFIFTIESTGAVKAFQLVLNAIEILKQKLDAVRLSEDTVEADDQFGELGAHMRGG; encoded by the exons atggaaggAGCTTCGTACCAGCGATTCCCAAGGGTCAAAATCCGGGAACTCAAAGACGAATACGCTAAATTCGAGCTCCACGACACCGATGCTTCCATGGCCAACGCCCTCCGCCGCGTCATGATCGCCGAGGTTCCCACCATAGCTATCGATCTCGTCGAAATCGAAGTTAACTCTTCCGTCCTCAACGACGAGTTCATCGCCCATCGACTCGGTCTCATCCCTCTCACTAGCCAACGCGCCATGTCGATGCGATTCTCGCGTGACTGTGACGCCTGCGACGGTGACGGACAGTGCGAGTTCTGCTCCGTCGAGTTCCATCTTCGCGCCAAATGCATAAGCGATCAAACACTGGATGTCACCAGTAAGGATCTTTACAGTTCCGATCATACGGTTGTTCCCGTCGATTTCACCGATTCCGCTGGCTACGAATCCTCTGAACAAAG GGGGATTATCATCGTGAAATTGCGGCGAGGGCAGGAGTTGAGGCTGAGGGCAATTGCGAGGAAAGGGATAGGAAAAGATCATGCGAAATGGTCACCTGCCGCGACTGTGACTTTCATGTATGAACCTGAGATTCACATCAATGAAGATATGATGGATACCTTGACCCTTGAGGAGAAGCAAAGCTTTGTCGACAGTAGTCCTACTAGAGTCTTTGACATTGATCCTAATACCCAACAG GTTGTGGTGGTTGATCCAGAAGCATATACCTATGACGATGAAGTATTAAAGAAAGCTGAAGCTATGGGCAAGCCGGGGCTCGTGGAGATATATGGCAAAGAAGACAGTTTCATTTTCACTATCGAATCTACCGGTGCGGTCAAAGCTTTCCAGTTAGTCCTTAATGCTATAGAAATCCTTAAACAGAAGCTGGATGCAGTTCGCCTGTCTGAGGATACTGTGGAAGCTGATGATCAGTTTGGTGAACTAGGTGCTCACATGCGAGGAGGTTGA